In the Leptospira limi genome, one interval contains:
- a CDS encoding UbiD family decarboxylase produces the protein MASLRSTNDFVKLLQKEGELRVISELVDPNLELAEIQRRVVAKKGPALLFTNVKGTKFPVATNLYGSEKRIHLAFGEKPVQTIARLAKLAKEIFPPRFSKLWKERSLGLLPFQVGLKQVRRAPIFDGSVPSVEDLPGLVSWPKDGGPFVTLPLVYTQHPNSGNGNLGMYRVQLFGEKTVGMHIQIHRGGGFHYYEAEKENKSLPAHVYIGGPPALTIAAVAPLPEEIPELVFASFLMGEKLRMKKDKLVSPYPIVADADFALIGSIPPKLRRPEGPFGDHYGYYSLLHDYPYLDLSHILHRKDAIWAATVVGRPPQEDHYIAEFLQDLLSPMFPLVMPQVLGVWAYEESGVHSLAAAIVKERYFREAFMGALRILGEGQLSLTKCLLVTNEKVNLKNFSETFRVITERSDPRTDFFIFSNISQDTLDYTSGTVNKGSKLLWMGITDPNKPIINTNLPKEFNGSFKDKRFQNPKVFLPGVLVVKGSEFKPNDRLAETLLSEDLGKFSYVFLVDDSEDAVKSDSDFIWTMFTRMEPASDVYARTETIRNHIAYQVPIVFDCRMKPWIPEVLTALPETVKQVDERFGKWIDSLP, from the coding sequence ATGGCATCACTACGATCTACGAATGATTTTGTAAAACTTTTACAAAAAGAGGGAGAGCTCCGGGTCATTTCCGAGTTGGTTGACCCTAATTTAGAATTGGCTGAAATCCAAAGGCGAGTGGTCGCGAAAAAGGGACCTGCTTTGCTATTTACGAATGTAAAGGGAACCAAGTTTCCTGTGGCTACCAATCTTTATGGTTCTGAAAAACGAATCCATTTGGCCTTTGGTGAAAAACCTGTGCAAACGATTGCAAGACTTGCCAAACTTGCGAAAGAAATTTTTCCACCGCGGTTTTCCAAACTTTGGAAAGAACGTTCCCTTGGACTTTTGCCGTTTCAGGTTGGCCTAAAACAGGTCAGGCGAGCACCCATATTTGATGGCAGTGTCCCCAGCGTGGAAGATCTTCCAGGACTTGTGTCTTGGCCAAAGGATGGTGGTCCCTTTGTGACTTTACCTCTCGTTTATACCCAACATCCCAATTCTGGAAACGGTAATTTGGGGATGTATCGTGTGCAACTGTTTGGTGAAAAGACAGTTGGTATGCACATTCAAATCCATAGAGGAGGTGGGTTTCACTATTACGAAGCAGAAAAGGAAAACAAATCCCTTCCAGCACATGTTTATATTGGTGGGCCTCCAGCTCTCACCATTGCCGCTGTGGCACCACTGCCCGAAGAAATTCCGGAACTTGTATTTGCTTCCTTTCTCATGGGAGAAAAACTGCGGATGAAAAAAGACAAATTGGTTTCTCCATATCCAATTGTTGCCGATGCGGATTTTGCTCTCATTGGATCCATACCACCTAAATTACGAAGACCGGAAGGTCCGTTTGGAGACCATTATGGATACTATTCGTTGTTACACGATTACCCTTACTTGGATCTCTCTCATATCCTCCACCGTAAGGATGCCATATGGGCAGCAACAGTTGTCGGAAGACCTCCACAAGAGGACCATTACATTGCTGAATTCTTACAAGACTTATTATCACCAATGTTTCCCCTTGTGATGCCCCAAGTCCTTGGGGTATGGGCCTATGAGGAATCAGGTGTTCATTCTCTTGCAGCTGCCATTGTCAAAGAACGTTATTTCCGCGAAGCCTTTATGGGAGCACTTCGTATTTTGGGAGAAGGGCAGTTGTCTCTCACAAAATGTTTACTTGTGACAAACGAGAAGGTGAATCTTAAAAACTTTTCAGAAACCTTCCGAGTCATCACAGAACGAAGTGATCCAAGGACCGATTTTTTTATCTTTAGCAATATCAGCCAAGACACATTGGATTATACCAGTGGAACAGTGAACAAGGGGAGTAAACTTCTTTGGATGGGAATTACCGATCCAAACAAACCCATCATCAATACAAATCTTCCTAAAGAATTTAATGGAAGTTTTAAAGACAAACGTTTCCAAAACCCAAAAGTATTTTTACCAGGTGTTCTTGTTGTCAAAGGTTCGGAATTTAAACCAAATGATCGTTTAGCGGAAACTCTCCTCTCTGAAGATTTAGGAAAGTTTTCCTATGTGTTTCTTGTGGACGACTCGGAAGATGCTGTGAAATCAGATTCAGATTTTATTTGGACTATGTTTACAAGGATGGAACCTGCCTCAGATGTCTATGCAAGGACAGAAACCATTCGTAACCATATAGCCTACCAAGTTCCCATTGTATTTGATTGCCGTATGAAACCTTGGATCCCAGAAGTTCTCACTGCTTTACCAGAAACAGTCAAACAAGTGGATGAACGATTTGGCAAATGGATCGATTCCTTGCCATAG
- a CDS encoding phosphatase domain-containing protein: protein MNSMSQEPNTSQPIITDIKRIAVCGGSLGRERRSYVRGQVVDVGITDLMKADGLWDLVTGLFKGDETKITPFLDFSLAPVRKPVLKLEVHDVTGKLIYTSGKIKADEDGFFSCEIRDKLPVGSHDFQVILEGLDSFRQYSKDLAHLNATENSILGRTTIVGKGKLRIIAEDYQGMVVTSDIDQTYLATDIHSGKGKFSALFETPNQKQALPGMPELYRELRINLENAPLAFISASPHFFRRTMLATIAKDNIHIESLHLKYLEGTIKGVFDKVIDTIFNPLTFFQNGFKPAWSRTKKFLGASYQSLFDQMSYKLSILLYDRIYLPTNSKEILLGDNTESDYMIFTLYQLICMGKLSGDELEEYLYQLNFLGRDAITRDAAKKIRLYAEEILRIHGPKNPVTLTLINRTSHGPSQLDMIQKVKDALPEGVFETEFSKRPPFYGTEGAMGMAILLENHGYLDPNQILNIIAGMIGKVLEGKLVDETFILKQLDELTLPKEAEGTRAKIKENLKSAFLN, encoded by the coding sequence ATAAATTCTATGTCCCAAGAACCAAATACTTCACAACCTATCATTACCGATATCAAAAGAATCGCAGTTTGCGGTGGATCGCTAGGAAGAGAACGACGCTCCTATGTGCGTGGTCAGGTAGTCGATGTAGGGATTACCGATTTAATGAAGGCAGATGGCCTTTGGGACCTTGTGACAGGGTTATTTAAGGGGGATGAAACCAAAATCACCCCCTTTCTCGATTTTTCCCTCGCCCCGGTTCGCAAACCAGTTTTGAAATTAGAAGTCCATGATGTGACTGGAAAACTCATTTATACATCTGGTAAAATCAAAGCAGATGAGGATGGTTTTTTCTCTTGTGAAATCCGAGACAAACTGCCAGTAGGATCGCATGATTTCCAAGTGATTTTAGAAGGTTTGGATAGCTTTCGACAGTATTCCAAGGACCTTGCCCATTTAAATGCTACCGAAAATTCCATTTTGGGAAGAACCACCATCGTTGGAAAAGGGAAATTACGGATCATTGCAGAAGACTACCAAGGAATGGTTGTCACATCGGACATTGACCAAACCTATCTGGCAACGGACATTCACTCAGGAAAAGGAAAATTCTCTGCGTTATTCGAGACACCTAACCAAAAACAGGCGCTTCCTGGTATGCCCGAATTGTACAGGGAACTGAGGATTAACTTAGAGAATGCTCCCCTCGCGTTTATTTCCGCAAGCCCTCATTTTTTTCGAAGGACCATGCTTGCCACAATTGCAAAAGATAACATTCACATTGAATCCTTACACTTAAAGTACTTAGAAGGTACGATCAAGGGAGTATTTGATAAAGTCATTGATACAATCTTCAATCCCCTTACATTTTTCCAAAACGGATTCAAACCGGCTTGGTCACGAACTAAAAAATTCCTGGGAGCTTCTTACCAAAGTTTATTCGACCAAATGTCTTATAAACTTTCCATTCTTCTATATGACCGAATTTATTTACCCACAAATTCTAAGGAGATCCTTCTCGGAGATAATACAGAATCCGATTATATGATCTTCACACTCTACCAATTGATCTGTATGGGAAAATTAAGCGGAGACGAATTAGAAGAATATTTATACCAATTGAATTTTTTAGGAAGAGATGCCATTACAAGAGACGCTGCAAAAAAAATCAGATTGTATGCGGAAGAAATCCTACGGATCCACGGCCCTAAAAACCCAGTAACTCTTACTCTCATCAATCGCACAAGTCATGGCCCAAGTCAATTGGATATGATCCAAAAAGTAAAAGATGCCCTACCAGAAGGTGTTTTCGAAACAGAATTTTCAAAGAGACCTCCCTTTTACGGAACAGAAGGTGCCATGGGAATGGCCATCCTTTTAGAGAATCATGGTTATTTAGATCCCAACCAAATTTTAAATATCATCGCGGGAATGATTGGAAAAGTTTTGGAAGGAAAACTTGTCGATGAAACCTTTATTCTAAAACAACTCGATGAGTTAACACTTCCCAAAGAAGCGGAAGGAACAAGAGCCAAAATCAAAGAGAATTTAAAATCTGCGTTTTTGAACTAG
- a CDS encoding LA_3751/LA_3752 family putative glycosyltransferase — MVILPKVRKLQLGLRWFLLFIAVVLSIQYTSPQNSYFQDSHDKLIQTYSLYYNHFQSDRLYYPGYDFDPNLNYFHLVDNLYIKCKDRIVSAFPIQFAAMMAPLLYILPLSYLVYTSLFFLFLGFWILKHYYKFSFPLLWVCYFATYMWPLSWEYSEMSAIFAFSLIGLLPILRNRKSIHIQIVAGLSLSWVIMVRLDTLPFFSFLFFFILFFLWKDQSFSSVLSKISSIKVYILVCVLGTAFQLILNQSLYNHIFGTRFLANLSGFQVSLSQRFEWFQSLNFYADKKVGIFAYLPMTIPLIIFYGTHFKTVSNIKKSLLLSLVLTILVIPFIAPNDGFNNWGPRFYTVLILPYLILLKPLFVKIVASKNRKLQITLLLLFTYSLLLGFIGAKIQKSKTSLVKNFRSITKELNPDIIVFTDYLNLYSIGSDYTKHISIVSYTTEKNEELIRILSEKMKNKKIIFVDWHPLILTQEARYALNADKAKGGYPISHWDLNRLESSLKKNTSNFQIIDKQMYRIWSGTIKGAN; from the coding sequence ATGGTGATTCTACCTAAAGTGAGAAAATTACAACTAGGATTAAGATGGTTTTTACTTTTCATTGCGGTTGTTTTGTCCATCCAATACACTTCTCCTCAAAACTCTTATTTCCAAGATAGCCATGACAAATTGATCCAAACCTATTCTCTTTATTACAATCACTTTCAATCAGACCGATTGTATTACCCGGGGTATGACTTTGATCCAAATTTAAACTACTTCCATTTAGTAGATAACTTATATATCAAATGCAAAGATAGAATTGTAAGTGCCTTTCCGATACAATTTGCAGCCATGATGGCACCACTACTATACATTCTTCCTTTGTCTTATCTTGTATATACTTCTCTGTTTTTTCTCTTCCTAGGTTTTTGGATACTCAAACATTATTACAAATTTTCATTTCCTCTACTTTGGGTTTGTTATTTCGCCACGTATATGTGGCCATTGAGCTGGGAATATTCAGAAATGTCGGCTATTTTTGCCTTTTCGTTAATTGGCCTCTTACCAATTTTACGCAATCGAAAATCAATCCACATACAAATTGTTGCTGGGTTATCACTATCTTGGGTGATTATGGTTCGATTAGATACCCTTCCCTTTTTTTCCTTTTTATTCTTCTTTATTTTATTCTTTTTATGGAAAGACCAATCTTTCTCATCTGTTCTATCTAAAATTTCTTCGATCAAAGTATATATCCTTGTGTGTGTTTTAGGAACCGCTTTCCAGCTCATTTTGAATCAATCTTTGTACAATCACATATTTGGTACTCGATTTTTAGCTAACTTATCTGGATTCCAAGTAAGTTTAAGCCAAAGATTCGAATGGTTCCAAAGTTTAAATTTTTATGCAGATAAAAAAGTAGGAATTTTCGCATACCTTCCCATGACCATTCCATTGATTATTTTTTATGGAACACATTTTAAGACTGTCTCCAATATAAAAAAATCACTCTTATTGTCCTTAGTATTAACAATACTTGTGATACCTTTCATTGCACCTAACGATGGATTCAATAATTGGGGGCCTAGATTTTATACTGTATTGATTTTGCCTTATTTAATCCTATTAAAACCCTTGTTTGTAAAAATTGTCGCATCCAAAAATAGGAAATTACAGATTACTCTCTTACTACTGTTTACCTACTCTCTGTTATTAGGTTTTATCGGTGCAAAAATTCAAAAATCAAAAACAAGTTTGGTTAAAAATTTCCGTTCCATCACTAAAGAATTAAACCCTGATATCATTGTGTTTACAGATTACTTAAATTTATACTCCATCGGAAGTGATTATACAAAACATATCAGTATAGTGTCATATACTACAGAAAAGAATGAAGAATTGATTAGAATATTATCAGAGAAAATGAAAAATAAAAAAATAATCTTTGTGGATTGGCACCCACTCATTTTGACACAAGAAGCAAGATATGCATTGAATGCAGATAAAGCAAAAGGAGGATATCCCATTTCACATTGGGATTTGAATCGACTAGAGTCGAGTTTGAAAAAAAATACTTCAAATTTTCAAATCATTGATAAACAAATGTATCGAATTTGGTCAGGAACTATCAAAGGAGCAAATTAA
- a CDS encoding acyltransferase family protein — translation MKEYFIEIFRKNNKEINELYGIRALSCYLVILFHCFAFSIDFFPVHFAKYLPNAQNVEFLMSLFFVISAFLVSTSFSRELERSSFGVSWKNFVLKRSLRIFPAFYVILSITILIMAGVLKKSQMMPNSGGLSESLIDLKLKLSYWWTDFAYISNYFPKRIMVHGWSLSMEEQFYLAMPFVFLFYTKFLSNTVQKLIFLILLLNVPILIRYYYHLNVPMLEFDGYVKTLFHPIHTHFEPFVYGILLMELWRSGKISKHLPNSKLGFYLVFSILFVLFCYFCTLHYEDAKLYFTVFRISFYSFFAFVIVYGAVGGFFSGIAWFLANPILVFIGKLSYGIYLVHMLVNTAVMLAILNPKGRDFNGLNHLLKASFISLILSAVIALFSYLVIEKPFLKIREWTQPRFDISKNSFYYIIGNDKEKRLVSILLSILSFLPYLIVKQMIVVSFIPLTNYAEISLSVLLIIPILLNGYSLLKYRQIFFYHYISRFQNQ, via the coding sequence ATGAAAGAATATTTTATTGAAATTTTTAGGAAAAATAACAAGGAAATAAATGAATTGTATGGAATCCGTGCTTTAAGTTGTTACTTAGTTATCTTATTCCATTGTTTTGCTTTTTCTATCGATTTTTTCCCCGTACATTTTGCTAAGTATCTTCCAAATGCGCAAAATGTTGAATTTTTAATGAGTTTGTTTTTTGTAATCAGTGCCTTTTTGGTTTCCACATCTTTTTCGCGTGAATTAGAGAGATCCAGTTTTGGGGTTAGTTGGAAAAACTTTGTATTGAAACGTTCTCTTCGCATCTTTCCTGCATTCTATGTGATTCTATCAATTACGATCTTAATCATGGCTGGCGTATTGAAAAAAAGCCAAATGATGCCAAATTCTGGTGGATTATCGGAAAGTTTAATCGATTTAAAATTAAAACTTTCCTATTGGTGGACTGATTTTGCATATATCTCCAATTATTTTCCAAAGCGAATCATGGTTCATGGATGGTCTTTATCAATGGAAGAACAATTTTATTTGGCTATGCCATTTGTATTTTTGTTCTATACAAAATTTTTATCAAACACCGTTCAAAAACTGATATTTTTAATTCTTTTATTGAATGTCCCTATTCTCATTCGTTATTATTATCACCTAAATGTTCCTATGTTAGAGTTTGATGGATATGTCAAAACTCTATTCCATCCGATCCATACTCATTTTGAACCATTCGTATATGGAATATTACTGATGGAACTTTGGAGGTCTGGCAAAATATCCAAACATTTACCAAATTCTAAATTAGGATTTTATCTGGTATTTTCGATTCTCTTTGTTCTGTTTTGTTATTTTTGTACCCTTCATTATGAGGATGCAAAGTTATATTTCACAGTGTTTCGCATTAGTTTTTATTCTTTTTTTGCGTTTGTCATCGTATACGGAGCAGTGGGTGGATTTTTTTCTGGCATCGCTTGGTTTTTGGCAAATCCAATATTAGTTTTTATTGGAAAGTTAAGTTATGGAATCTATTTAGTTCACATGTTGGTCAATACAGCGGTTATGTTGGCCATCTTAAATCCTAAGGGTAGAGATTTTAATGGATTGAACCATTTATTGAAAGCATCATTCATTAGTTTAATATTATCTGCAGTGATTGCACTTTTTAGTTATCTAGTGATCGAAAAACCATTTTTAAAAATTCGTGAGTGGACTCAGCCTAGATTTGACATTTCTAAAAATAGTTTTTACTATATAATAGGGAATGATAAAGAAAAAAGATTGGTTTCCATTTTACTTTCCATTTTATCGTTTTTGCCTTATTTGATTGTAAAGCAGATGATAGTCGTTTCTTTCATACCCTTAACAAATTATGCAGAGATTAGCCTTTCGGTATTACTCATCATTCCGATCTTACTCAATGGATACTCGCTTCTAAAGTATAGACAAATTTTCTTTTACCACTACATTAGCCGGTTTCAGAACCAATGA